CGCACGCGCAAGGTATGGCCCAGCACGCGGCATAGCCCGTCGGCGATGGCCAGGCCCAGGCCCAGACCCTTTTCGGCGCGGGTCTGGTGACTGTCCAGGCGTTTGAACTCCTCGAAAATGACCTGCAGCTTATCCTCGGCGATGCCCGGCCCGCGATCCCAGACTTCCAGGCACAACTCGCCGTTGTGCCGACGTACCCCCAGCAACACCGGGCCCTTGGCATAGCGGAAGGCGTTGGTGAGGAAGTTCTGCAAAACCCGCCGCAACAACTTGATGTCGCTGTCGACCCGCAGCCGCGAGCCGCGCATTCGGAATTTCAGGCCTTGTTCCTGGGCCAGCGCCGTGAACTCGGCGCCCAAGATGTCGAACAACTCGTTGAGGACGAACGGCTTGCGGTCGGGGTTGATCTTGCCGTTTTCCAGGCGGGAGATGTCCAGCAGGTCGGTGATCAGGTCTTCAGCGGAGCGCAGCGAACTGTCCAGATGCTGCACCAGTTGCCGGGCCTCGCTTGGCAAACCTTCGTGCTGGTGGGACAGCGCGGCAGAGAACAGGCGCGCGGCGTTGAGCGGTTGCATCAGGTCGTGGCTGACTGCGGCCAGGAACCGGGTCTTGGACTGATAGGCCGCCTCGGCGGTGCTCTTGGCTTCGGTCAGGGCCACGTTCAGTTGAGACAATTCCCGGGTGCGTTCGGCCACCCGTTGTTCCAGCCCTTCGTTGGCTTCGGTCAGCGCTTTCGCGGCCTCGCGAAAGGCGGTGATGTCGGTGAAACTCATGACGAAGCCGCCACCGGGCATCGGGTTGCCGATCAGCTCGATCACCCGGCCATTGGGGAACAGTCGTTCAGAGGTATGGGCGCGGCCCTGGCGCATCCAGTGCAGGCGTCGGGCGACGTGGACTTCGGCTTCGCCTGGGCCACAAAGGCCACGTTCGGCGTTGTAGCGGATGATGTCGGCGATGGGCCGGCCAACACTGATCAAGCCGTCCGGATACTTGAACAGTTCCAGGTAGCGACGATTCCAGGCCACCAGCCTGAGGGACTGGTCGACCACACTGATGCCCTGGCTGATGTTCTCGATGGCGCCTTGCAGCAGGGCACGGTTGAACTGCAGTACTTCCGAGGCTTCGTCCGCGATCCGGACGACGTCTTCGAGCTGCATCTCCCGACCTTCAATGGCGGCTTTTACCACGGCCCTGGTCGATGACGCCCCGAGTACACCGGCCAGTAGGCGTTCAGTGTGGGCGATCCATTCGCTGTCGGCGTTCTGGGTCGGATTGAAGCCTTTGCCCTGGCGGTAGGCAAAGCGAATGAAACTCTGCCGCGCCCGCTCCTCGCCGACGAAACGGGCGGCCAGTTGCAACAGGTCTTCGATGTGCACCGCCAGCATTGAACGGGGGTTGGGGCGGGCGCTGATTTCCTGACCGATGAAGCGTCCGGCCTGCCAGTGTTCCGAGACGCGTGTGCGCGACAGCACGGACACCCAGGCAAACAGCGTGAAGTTACCGGCCAGGGACAGGACCACCCCTTGGGTCAGAGGGGTAATCGGCAGGTTCAATGGATTGCCGTGCAACCAGGCCAGGCCGGGGAAGCTCGTGAGCGACCAGCCCAGGCTGTGAGCGGCGATCGGTAACACCAAGGTGTAGAACCACAGGAAAATCCCCATGGCGAGGCCGGCGAACACGCCGCGGCGGTTGGCCTGTTTCCAGTACAGTGCGCCGAGCATGGCCGGAGCCAGTTGGGTCACGGCGGCGAAGGCGATCTGGCCGATGGTCGCCAGGCTCGTCGTCGAACCCAGCAGGCGGTAGCTGACGTAGGCCAGCAACAGGATCACCACGATGCTCACCCGACGCACCGACAGCATCCACTGGCGGAACACTTCGAAGGGCCGTTCGGCGTTGTTGCGGCGCAGCAGCCACGGTAACAACATGTCGTTGGAGACCATGGTGGACAGCGCCACACTCGCGACGATCACCATGCCGGTGGCCGCCGAGGCGCCACCGATGAACGCCAATACCGCCAGGGCCGGATGTGCCTGGGCCAGCGGTAGGCTGATGACGAACGAGTCCGGCAGTACCGAGCTGGGCAGCATCATTTGCCCGGCGAGGGCGATGGGCACCACGAACAGCGCGGCCAGGGCCAGGTAGGCGGGGAATACCCACTTGGCCAGGCGCAGGTCCTGAGGTTCGATGTTTTCCACCACGGTCACGTGGAACTGCCGCGGCAAGCAGATGATCGCCATCATCGCCACCCCGGTTTGCACCACCATGGACGGCCAGTTGATGGTTTCTTTCCAGTATTGCTCCAGGCGAGGGGCGAGCATCGCCTGGTCGAACAGGTCGTCGAAGCCGTCATAGAGGCCGAACGTCACGAACGCGCCAACGGCCAGGAAGGCGAACAGCTTGACCAGGGATTCGAAGGCAATCGCCAGCACCATGCCACGGTGGTGTTCGGTGGCGTCGAGGTTGCGGGTACCGAACAGGATGGTGAACAAGGCCAGGATCAGCGAGACGATCAGCGCGGTGTCCTGGGCACGGGTGCCCATGGCATCGGCGCCAGCGCCGATCAACAGGTTCACCCCGAGCACGATGCCCTTGAGTTGCAAGGCGATGTACGGCAGCACGCCGACCAGGCAGATCAGCGCGACCACCACCGCCAGGGATTGGGACTTGCCATAGCGGGCGGCGATGAAGTCGGCGATGGAGGTGATGTTCTCCTGTTTGCTGATCATCACCATTTTCTGCAGGACCCACGGCGCCAGCACCAGCAGCAGGATCGGCCCGAGGTAGATCGGCAGGAATGACCAGAGCTGTTCGGCGGCCTGGCCGACGGCGCCAAAGAACGTCCAACTGGTGCAATACACCGCCAGCGACAGGCTGTAGACCCAGGCCCGCACCCGCGGCGGCAGCGGCGTGCTGCGCCGGTCGCCGTAGAAGGCGATGGCAAACATGATGGCCATATAGGCCAGGGCGACAACGGCGATCAGCCCGCTGGACAGCGACATGGAAACTCCCGGACAAAGACACCGGGTCTTGAGCCCGGCAGGACAGTCTCGCATGCCCGCTCGGGTTCGTCAGTGTCGACCAAGGTCGAGGCGTGTTGGGGTGTCGCAGGTGGGGATTGAGGTGTTTGGGCGGTCCTCATCGCGAGCAAGCTCGCTCCCACGGGATTTGCGGTGAACACTCGTTCTTTGGACGCCCTTGGAACCCATGTGGGAGCGAGCCTGCTCGCGATGGCGTCGTCACTGACCCAGCGCGATATCCACCAACCGATGCAACTCCTCAACCGCCAACGGCGCGCTGGCAAAGAGGATGCGGAACACCGTCGGTGCCACCACCACATTGATCAGCCGTTCGACGCCCGGGTTGGGTTCATCGGGGTAGCGATCCAGGATGATCTGCAACTGACGGCTGATGACCCCCACGCAATACCCTGGAGTGGCGCATGCCTGGATGTCGCGCATCATGTTGCGACCGGGCTCGGAACACATTTCATCCAGGTACTGTTCGGCCCAGGCGAGTAGGTCGCCGCGCAGGCTGCCGGTGTTGGCGGGTTCGCTGTCGGGGCGCAAACGGGCGATGGCGACGTCAGCCAGCAGCGCCGGCAGATCACCCCAGCGCCGGTAGATGGTGGACGGCGTCACCCCGGCGCGCGCAGCGATTTGCGGCACGGTCAGGGTCGCACGGTCCTGCTCTTGCAGCAGGTCGCGGACCGCCGAATGAATCGACTCTTGGACCCGGGCGCTTCGACCGCCGGGGCGTAAACCTTCTTTAATTGCCATGCGTCAGACCTTAACACAAAGAATTTGCTTTAAGCACACGCTGGTAGCACACTCCGCAAAAGCAAAAAATTAGCCTTTGCGAATATTCCTGTGGAGCGTGCCCATGTCCCGTCCAGCTTCGACCCGCGCCAGCCTGATATTCCTGGCGCTCACCTTGCTCGGTTTTCTCGCCGCGTCCAGCGCGCCGACGCCGTTGTATCACCTCTACCAGGAACAATTGCAATTTTCCCCGGCGGTGCTGACGCTGATTTTCGGTGTGTACGCCTTCAGCCTGTTGGCGGCCTTGCTGACCGTGGGTTCGCTGTCGGATTACCTGGGCCGTAAACCGGTGATCTTCGTGGCGCTGTTGCTCAATATGCTGGCGATGCTGCTGTTTATCCGTGCCGACAGCGTTGCCTGGTTGATCAGTGCCCGATTGATCCAGGGATTTGCCACCGGCATGGCCACCAGCGTGCTGGGGGCTGCCTTGCTGGATTTCGACCGTCGCCAAGGCCCATTGATCACCAGTGTCGCGCCGCTGTTGGGCATGGCATGCGGGGCGCTGGGCTGTGGCCTGCTGGCTGAGTTCGCACCGTTGCCCTTGCAACTGACGTACTGGCTTTTGTTGGGCTTGTTCCTGGCTCAGGCCGTTTACCTCTGGCGCCTGGCGGAAAGCGTCAGCTCGCAACCCGGTGCCTGGCAGTCCCTGTGGCCGACCCTGCATGTGCCGCTCCAGGCGCGGCAAGCCTTGTGGCGGGTCCTGCCACTGGACCTGGCGGCCTGGGCCGTAGGCGGTTTCTACCTGTCACTGGCACCGTCCCTGGTGCGAGCGGCAACCGGATCGACCTCCAATCTGATCGGTGGCGCGCTGGTGGCGGTGTTGACCCTCAGCGGCGCGTTATCCATTTACCTGTTGCGCAACCAAGGCGCAGACAAGATGTTGCGCCTGTCCGCGAGCTTGCTGGTGATTGGCCTGGCATTGGTGCTGGTGGCGGTGCATGACGCTAGCTTGCCATTGTTCTTCATGGGCACGCTGGTCACTGGCGGCGGCTTTGGTGCGGGATTCCTGGGCGCGCTGCGCAGCATCATGCCGCTGGCGTTGCCCCACGAACGGGCCGGCTTGATGTCGGCGTTCTATGTCCTCAGTTACCTGGCCTTCAGCCTGCCGTCGCTGCTGGCGGGGAACCTGACGCGGGTGTTTGGATTGATCCCGACCACCGATGGCTATGGCGCGGTGTTGATTGTGCTGTGTGTCGTCGCGTTGTTGGGGTTACGTCAATCCATGAGGCCGGTCAGCGATGGCGCGCGGCCTTGAAACCAAGCATGCAGGCGCTGCTGGCAGTGGGTTAGTCTTGGCGCCTCAGCCTTTTTTTCGGACGATCCCTTGAAAATCATTCGCAGCAAATCCTTCACCGGGGACCGCGCTTGGGCGGCGCTGGATATCGCCAACATGAACGGCATCACCACGCGCCTGCACTGGACCGATCAGCCGTACAAATGGCACGTCAATGACGGCGAGGAGGTCTTTGTGGTGCTCGATGGGCAAGTGCGGATGTGCTACCGGGAAGAGGGTGTCGAAAAGCAGAGCTTGCTGGAGGCCGGGGACATTTTCTACGCATCGGTGGGCACTGAGCATGTGGCCAAGCCCTTGGGCGAAGCGAGAATCCTGGTGATAGAGACCGAAGGCAGCGTCTGATATTTATCTATTAAACCGATAACATATAGAGAAATTACCCGTTATATAGATATTCGATCCGGCTCTAGCATGGCGTCACCTCATCCGAGGACAGGAGTTCGCCATGACATGCTGCGCCGCAAAAAACCGCCTGCGTCCCTTGAGCCATTTGCCCAGGCCGCTGGAGGCCATTCGCCAATTCACGCCTAACTGGTTTGCCGTGATCATGGGCACCGGTGTGCTGGCGCTGGCCTTGGCGCAATGGCCTGGGAATGTGCCGGGCCTGCGCCTCTTGGGTGAAGGTTTGTGGTTGTTCAATACGCTATTGTTCGTGGTGTTCGCCCTCATGTACACGGCCCGTTGGGTGCTGTTCTTCAACGAGGCGCGACGGATCTTCGGCCACTCAACGGTCTCGATGTTTTTCGGCACCATTCCCATGGGGCTGGCGACCATCATCAACGGCTTTCTGGTGTTTGGGCTACCGCGCTGGG
The sequence above is drawn from the Pseudomonas sp. St316 genome and encodes:
- a CDS encoding PAS domain-containing hybrid sensor histidine kinase/response regulator; the encoded protein is MSLSSGLIAVVALAYMAIMFAIAFYGDRRSTPLPPRVRAWVYSLSLAVYCTSWTFFGAVGQAAEQLWSFLPIYLGPILLLVLAPWVLQKMVMISKQENITSIADFIAARYGKSQSLAVVVALICLVGVLPYIALQLKGIVLGVNLLIGAGADAMGTRAQDTALIVSLILALFTILFGTRNLDATEHHRGMVLAIAFESLVKLFAFLAVGAFVTFGLYDGFDDLFDQAMLAPRLEQYWKETINWPSMVVQTGVAMMAIICLPRQFHVTVVENIEPQDLRLAKWVFPAYLALAALFVVPIALAGQMMLPSSVLPDSFVISLPLAQAHPALAVLAFIGGASAATGMVIVASVALSTMVSNDMLLPWLLRRNNAERPFEVFRQWMLSVRRVSIVVILLLAYVSYRLLGSTTSLATIGQIAFAAVTQLAPAMLGALYWKQANRRGVFAGLAMGIFLWFYTLVLPIAAHSLGWSLTSFPGLAWLHGNPLNLPITPLTQGVVLSLAGNFTLFAWVSVLSRTRVSEHWQAGRFIGQEISARPNPRSMLAVHIEDLLQLAARFVGEERARQSFIRFAYRQGKGFNPTQNADSEWIAHTERLLAGVLGASSTRAVVKAAIEGREMQLEDVVRIADEASEVLQFNRALLQGAIENISQGISVVDQSLRLVAWNRRYLELFKYPDGLISVGRPIADIIRYNAERGLCGPGEAEVHVARRLHWMRQGRAHTSERLFPNGRVIELIGNPMPGGGFVMSFTDITAFREAAKALTEANEGLEQRVAERTRELSQLNVALTEAKSTAEAAYQSKTRFLAAVSHDLMQPLNAARLFSAALSHQHEGLPSEARQLVQHLDSSLRSAEDLITDLLDISRLENGKINPDRKPFVLNELFDILGAEFTALAQEQGLKFRMRGSRLRVDSDIKLLRRVLQNFLTNAFRYAKGPVLLGVRRHNGELCLEVWDRGPGIAEDKLQVIFEEFKRLDSHQTRAEKGLGLGLAIADGLCRVLGHTLRVRSWPGRGSVFSVSVPLAHTQAVVPSPTAEPNGHLPSGAQVLCVDNEDSILIGMNSLLTRWGCQVWTARNREECERWLVQGGRPQLALVDFHLDDGETGTELMAWLRTRMGEPVPGVVISADGRPEMIAQVHAAGLDYLAKPVKPAALRALLSRHLPL
- a CDS encoding TetR/AcrR family transcriptional regulator, with the protein product MAIKEGLRPGGRSARVQESIHSAVRDLLQEQDRATLTVPQIAARAGVTPSTIYRRWGDLPALLADVAIARLRPDSEPANTGSLRGDLLAWAEQYLDEMCSEPGRNMMRDIQACATPGYCVGVISRQLQIILDRYPDEPNPGVERLINVVVAPTVFRILFASAPLAVEELHRLVDIALGQ
- a CDS encoding MFS transporter, coding for MSRPASTRASLIFLALTLLGFLAASSAPTPLYHLYQEQLQFSPAVLTLIFGVYAFSLLAALLTVGSLSDYLGRKPVIFVALLLNMLAMLLFIRADSVAWLISARLIQGFATGMATSVLGAALLDFDRRQGPLITSVAPLLGMACGALGCGLLAEFAPLPLQLTYWLLLGLFLAQAVYLWRLAESVSSQPGAWQSLWPTLHVPLQARQALWRVLPLDLAAWAVGGFYLSLAPSLVRAATGSTSNLIGGALVAVLTLSGALSIYLLRNQGADKMLRLSASLLVIGLALVLVAVHDASLPLFFMGTLVTGGGFGAGFLGALRSIMPLALPHERAGLMSAFYVLSYLAFSLPSLLAGNLTRVFGLIPTTDGYGAVLIVLCVVALLGLRQSMRPVSDGARP
- a CDS encoding cupin domain-containing protein; translation: MKIIRSKSFTGDRAWAALDIANMNGITTRLHWTDQPYKWHVNDGEEVFVVLDGQVRMCYREEGVEKQSLLEAGDIFYASVGTEHVAKPLGEARILVIETEGSV